A single region of the Phycisphaerae bacterium genome encodes:
- the atpH gene encoding ATP synthase F1 subunit delta: MATELDTFIAAAQIYAESLLSLAKSEGKEDEIGRELADLKELWHREPAFASLMRSAAVDEDSRHTAIQKAFGNGRVSSLVLNLLLVLNKNRRAMILPWVCESYRRKLDRLHGREDVFVTTATPLSESQRESIRAQIKRLANRDAILIEKVDPDVLGGVTIQVGDRLYDMTIRSRLNALRAHLLASSDKHLRAGTARFVTQG, translated from the coding sequence ATGGCAACGGAACTCGACACATTTATCGCGGCGGCTCAGATCTATGCCGAGAGCCTTCTGTCGCTCGCCAAAAGCGAGGGCAAGGAGGACGAAATCGGCCGCGAGCTTGCGGACCTGAAAGAGCTATGGCACCGAGAGCCGGCCTTCGCATCGTTGATGCGCTCGGCGGCGGTCGATGAGGATTCACGGCACACCGCGATTCAGAAGGCGTTCGGCAATGGGCGGGTCAGTTCGCTGGTGCTGAATCTGCTTCTCGTGCTCAACAAGAATCGCCGCGCCATGATCCTTCCGTGGGTCTGCGAGTCCTATCGCCGAAAGCTGGACCGGCTGCACGGCCGCGAAGACGTCTTCGTGACAACGGCCACCCCGCTTTCCGAATCACAGCGTGAGAGCATTCGAGCCCAGATTAAACGGCTCGCCAATCGCGATGCGATCCTCATTGAAAAGGTCGATCCCGATGTGCTCGGTGGCGTGACCATCCAAGTCGGTGACCGCCTTTATGACATGACCATCCGAAGCCGCTTGAATGCACTTCGGGCACACCTTCTCGCTTCCTCAGACAAACACCTGCGTGCGGGCACGGCGCGCTTCGTGACACAAGGGTAA
- the atpG gene encoding ATP synthase F1 subunit gamma, which translates to MANARHIVKRRKAVTNIRKITKTMQLIATARFQQAFNRATATKPYTRKITQLVSELAEAASGQIDHPLMKRNESTTDLVLVLTSNRGLCGGYNAGIIRKVNEHLNANADRNNEIHVVGKKGIAYFRFIGRAIARGITSIDDRPRFEQVEPLATDFINRYEKGEIGNVYVVYMRFISAGKQVPDVMHLLPLTRESAGVGNAAPTGGSSEVQYDFSPEPAELLKKLLPQTVKVRLYQCFTDMAVSEQVARMVAMKAATDAAGDMIKSLSRQYNRARQTQITMELLDIVGGAEALK; encoded by the coding sequence ATGGCAAACGCAAGACATATTGTGAAGCGCCGCAAGGCCGTCACGAATATTCGAAAAATCACCAAGACGATGCAGCTCATCGCCACCGCGCGGTTTCAGCAGGCCTTCAACCGCGCCACAGCGACCAAGCCCTACACACGAAAGATCACGCAGCTCGTCAGCGAACTTGCAGAGGCCGCCTCCGGGCAGATCGATCACCCCCTGATGAAGAGAAATGAATCGACGACCGATCTGGTGCTGGTGCTGACATCCAACCGCGGGCTGTGCGGCGGCTACAATGCCGGCATCATTCGAAAAGTGAATGAGCATCTCAACGCGAATGCGGACCGGAATAACGAGATTCACGTCGTCGGCAAAAAAGGTATCGCATACTTCAGGTTCATCGGCCGCGCGATCGCACGCGGCATTACGTCGATTGACGACCGTCCCCGCTTTGAGCAGGTTGAGCCGCTCGCGACCGATTTCATCAATCGCTACGAAAAAGGCGAAATCGGCAACGTGTACGTCGTGTACATGCGGTTCATCTCGGCCGGCAAACAGGTGCCGGACGTGATGCACCTGCTCCCGCTCACGCGCGAATCAGCGGGCGTGGGCAACGCGGCGCCAACGGGCGGCTCGTCGGAAGTCCAATATGACTTCTCGCCGGAGCCTGCCGAACTTCTCAAGAAACTACTGCCGCAGACCGTGAAGGTCCGGCTCTATCAGTGCTTCACCGATATGGCCGTGAGCGAGCAGGTCGCCCGCATGGTCGCCATGAAGGCGGCGACGGACGCGGCCGGCGACATGATCAAATCGCTGTCGCGGCAATACAATCGCGCTCGTCAGACGCAGATCACGATGGAACTGCTCGACATCGTCGGCGGCGCCGAAGCCCTGAAGTAG
- a CDS encoding alkaline phosphatase family protein, protein MLRRSAHPLKRWILQLCSLLALVGPACSKQVEEAADDRDGHGKILLIGIDGLEWNVILPLLREGKMPNLARLMADGVFGELETYAPAKSPVIWTTVATGKPPENHGILDFMISESPGTRRFYNSRDRRCKAIWNILSEFGRRVDVIGWWNTFPVDRDVNGVVVSQANTDEEFRKREILKGGLLRGVPGQVHPESRQDEMLGIFAEVDGRLNEYCDRLFASVGSVRAPLARYHIEQSRWTIRSDEAYRQIALRLMKEPEVPDLFAVYLSTPDVVGHRFWRFYEPGAFKYPPPAELVSAFADVIPNAYIEADRAIGEFIRAFPRNADVIVISDHGMGASNTQLDFMQFSPTDTSESGAHTDGPPGIFVAAGPSFKASTADEKSIRTLQRKDIRRIGRVIDIAPTILALLDVPIGRDMTGRPLQSILSEGRVRELRIYYVDTHESQEWFSSRDQDRAEHAGYDERMRQLRSLGYISDDPTQGTTTVPTTAPGSDKNVAP, encoded by the coding sequence ATGCTCCGGCGATCTGCCCATCCGCTCAAACGATGGATCCTGCAACTCTGCAGCCTTCTCGCGCTGGTCGGACCGGCCTGCTCAAAGCAGGTTGAAGAAGCAGCCGACGACCGCGACGGTCACGGCAAAATTCTGCTCATCGGCATCGACGGCCTCGAATGGAACGTGATCCTTCCGCTGTTGCGGGAGGGGAAAATGCCGAACCTCGCGCGGCTCATGGCAGACGGAGTGTTCGGCGAGCTCGAGACATACGCACCGGCCAAGTCACCGGTCATCTGGACAACCGTCGCCACGGGCAAACCCCCCGAGAATCACGGAATTCTGGATTTCATGATTTCCGAGTCGCCCGGGACGCGCCGTTTTTACAACAGCCGCGACCGGCGCTGTAAGGCGATATGGAACATACTTTCTGAATTCGGCCGCCGGGTTGACGTGATCGGTTGGTGGAACACGTTTCCGGTTGATCGCGATGTCAATGGCGTCGTCGTCTCGCAGGCAAATACTGATGAGGAGTTTCGCAAGCGGGAGATTCTGAAAGGCGGATTGCTGCGAGGAGTTCCCGGCCAGGTTCATCCCGAATCACGCCAGGATGAAATGCTTGGCATTTTCGCGGAGGTTGACGGCCGGCTCAACGAGTATTGCGATCGGCTCTTCGCCAGTGTCGGCAGTGTCCGAGCGCCACTGGCGAGATACCACATCGAACAGTCGCGATGGACAATCCGATCGGACGAGGCCTATCGGCAGATTGCACTTCGGTTAATGAAGGAACCGGAAGTGCCGGACCTCTTCGCGGTGTATCTCTCGACGCCCGATGTCGTCGGCCATCGCTTCTGGCGATTCTACGAGCCTGGTGCATTTAAATACCCCCCACCAGCTGAGCTTGTTTCGGCCTTCGCGGACGTCATCCCCAATGCCTACATCGAGGCGGACCGAGCGATCGGCGAGTTCATTCGTGCATTCCCCCGGAACGCCGACGTCATCGTGATCTCGGATCACGGCATGGGCGCATCCAATACACAGCTGGATTTCATGCAGTTCAGCCCCACAGATACGTCGGAATCCGGCGCGCATACTGATGGGCCGCCGGGGATATTCGTTGCCGCAGGTCCGTCATTCAAGGCATCCACGGCGGATGAAAAATCAATCCGAACGCTTCAACGAAAGGACATTCGCCGCATCGGTCGCGTGATTGACATTGCCCCGACCATTCTGGCGTTGCTGGATGTTCCCATTGGTCGAGACATGACCGGGAGGCCATTGCAATCGATTCTGTCGGAAGGTCGTGTCCGGGAACTACGCATCTACTATGTGGACACGCACGAATCGCAGGAGTGGTTCTCCAGCCGTGATCAAGATCGGGCGGAACACGCCGGGTACGACGAACGGATGCGACAACTCCGTTCGCTGGGGTACATCAGCGATGATCCGACACAAGGTACGACGACGGTGCCTACAACCGCCCCAGGCAGCGACAAAAATGTGGCACCCTGA
- the pyrG gene encoding CTP synthase (glutamine hydrolyzing) — translation MNTQNLLSSVANVSDDTEFYTPIPAGYKPGKTKYVGVFGTVMSGLGKGIFASSLAKVLKDKGLTVAPIKLEGYLNLDSGTLNPFRHGEVFVLDDGIECDMDLGTYERMLDQNMSRLNFSTSGQIFTTVLEKERRGGYLGRDVQMIPHVTGEVKSKLRQLAVASDADVIFIEIGGTVGDVENAYYIEALRQLAFEEGEHSTCWVALTYIMEPPALGEQKSKAAQLGIKKLIECGIQPQIIACRAIHPVTTKAREKISLYSSVPVERVFSMHDCESIYLIPEMIRDAKLDGQIVDILRLGDRTHPEMEITAREIWRDYLARLTAGGPPLTIGVAGKYTSVRDSYASVIKALEHCGTKAGVRVIIDWIEVTDITSANVAERMSKLHGLIVPGGFGARGVEGKIACIQYARHSGLPFLGLCLGFQLAVIEFARNACGMVGANSTEFDLECKHPVIDILPEQKQIEGLGGNMRLGGQDVILRPGTLAARLYNNTPETRLRFRHRYEVDPRYIAQLESGGLIFSGKAPDYPIMQVLELPQAVHPYFIATQAHPELTSRPLRPDPLFLGLVQAALGLSHGVKPTETDVKA, via the coding sequence ATGAACACCCAGAACCTTCTATCTTCCGTTGCAAACGTCTCCGACGACACCGAGTTCTACACGCCGATTCCCGCGGGTTACAAGCCTGGCAAGACGAAGTACGTCGGCGTATTCGGCACCGTCATGTCCGGCCTCGGAAAGGGCATTTTCGCCAGCAGCCTTGCAAAAGTCCTGAAAGACAAGGGTCTGACAGTCGCACCAATCAAGCTTGAAGGCTATCTGAATCTGGATTCCGGCACGCTCAACCCGTTTCGACACGGCGAAGTTTTCGTCCTCGACGACGGCATCGAATGCGACATGGACCTCGGCACCTACGAGCGAATGCTCGATCAGAACATGTCGAGGTTGAACTTTTCAACCAGTGGCCAGATCTTCACCACGGTCCTCGAGAAGGAACGCCGCGGCGGCTATCTCGGACGCGACGTGCAGATGATCCCGCATGTCACCGGAGAAGTGAAGAGCAAGCTGCGGCAATTGGCCGTCGCGTCGGATGCCGATGTCATTTTCATCGAAATCGGCGGCACCGTTGGAGACGTGGAAAATGCGTATTACATTGAGGCTCTGCGGCAATTGGCCTTTGAAGAGGGCGAGCACAGCACCTGCTGGGTTGCGCTGACCTACATCATGGAGCCGCCGGCGCTTGGCGAACAGAAATCCAAGGCTGCGCAACTGGGCATCAAGAAGCTGATTGAATGCGGAATTCAGCCGCAGATCATCGCCTGCCGGGCGATTCACCCAGTCACCACCAAGGCGCGAGAGAAAATCTCTCTCTACAGCAGCGTACCGGTCGAGCGCGTCTTCTCGATGCACGACTGTGAATCGATCTATCTCATCCCCGAAATGATCCGCGACGCGAAACTCGACGGTCAGATCGTGGACATCCTGAGGCTTGGGGACCGAACCCATCCCGAGATGGAAATCACCGCCCGTGAAATCTGGCGCGACTATCTCGCTCGCCTGACGGCCGGCGGCCCGCCACTGACGATCGGCGTCGCCGGCAAGTACACCTCGGTGCGTGACAGCTATGCGTCAGTCATCAAAGCCCTGGAGCACTGCGGCACGAAAGCCGGCGTCCGGGTCATTATCGACTGGATCGAGGTCACCGACATCACCTCTGCGAACGTTGCCGAGCGGATGTCGAAACTCCACGGTCTGATCGTGCCGGGCGGCTTCGGAGCACGCGGCGTGGAAGGCAAGATCGCGTGCATCCAATATGCCCGTCACAGCGGACTGCCGTTTCTCGGGCTCTGTCTCGGCTTCCAACTTGCCGTCATTGAGTTCGCGAGAAACGCATGCGGCATGGTCGGAGCCAATTCAACGGAATTCGACCTCGAGTGCAAGCACCCTGTCATCGACATTCTTCCGGAGCAGAAGCAGATCGAAGGTCTCGGCGGCAACATGCGTCTCGGCGGCCAAGACGTGATTCTGCGCCCGGGCACGCTCGCGGCCAGGCTGTACAACAACACCCCCGAGACGCGCTTACGCTTCCGCCATCGCTACGAAGTTGACCCGCGGTACATCGCTCAATTGGAAAGCGGCGGCCTGATCTTCAGTGGCAAAGCGCCCGATTACCCGATTATGCAGGTGCTCGAACTTCCTCAGGCCGTGCACCCCTATTTCATCGCCACTCAGGCCCATCCGGAACTGACCAGCCGCCCGCTGCGCCCTGATCCGCTCTTTTTGGGACTTGTTCAGGCGGCCTTGGGCCTGTCACACGGCGTGAAGCCCACGGAGACAGACGTCAAAGCCTGA
- a CDS encoding MBL fold metallo-hydrolase: protein MSLQSGSNGNCIYVEAGDVRLLFDAGISGKQASLRLASRGRDICECDALILSHEHTDHVSGAGVFQRKFGIPVYCTRPTYLETKKRIGSIDQVRFFESGQSLSFGDVQVHTIRTPHDGVDVVCFIIEHECRQLGIFTDLGHPFPALADALGQVDAAYLESNYDPDMLWNGSYTQWAKERIAGSGGHISNDEAAELTRNSMSARLKWLAVAHLSHENNVPELALDAQRRRVGRTLPVYVASRYGVGELLEV, encoded by the coding sequence ATGTCCCTGCAATCCGGATCGAACGGCAACTGCATCTATGTGGAGGCAGGGGATGTTCGGTTGCTATTCGACGCAGGGATCAGCGGCAAACAGGCGTCGCTGCGGCTTGCATCGCGCGGCCGCGACATTTGCGAGTGCGACGCGCTGATACTTTCGCATGAGCATACCGATCATGTCAGCGGCGCAGGTGTTTTTCAACGCAAGTTCGGGATTCCGGTTTACTGCACACGGCCCACCTATCTTGAGACAAAGAAGCGCATCGGCTCGATTGATCAGGTTCGGTTCTTTGAATCGGGGCAATCACTTTCGTTTGGCGATGTTCAAGTGCATACGATTCGTACGCCACACGACGGAGTGGACGTCGTGTGCTTCATCATTGAGCACGAGTGCCGCCAGCTCGGCATATTTACCGATCTGGGTCATCCATTTCCTGCGCTGGCCGATGCCTTGGGGCAGGTCGACGCGGCCTATCTTGAAAGCAACTACGATCCCGATATGCTGTGGAACGGCTCATACACCCAATGGGCCAAGGAGCGTATCGCCGGTAGTGGTGGGCATATTTCGAACGACGAGGCGGCCGAACTGACGCGAAACTCGATGTCGGCGCGCCTGAAATGGCTGGCGGTGGCGCACCTGAGCCACGAGAACAACGTGCCGGAGTTGGCACTGGATGCGCAGCGAAGAAGAGTCGGCCGCACGCTGCCGGTGTATGTGGCATCACGCTATGGCGTCGGCGAGTTGCTTGAGGTGTGA
- the atpA gene encoding F0F1 ATP synthase subunit alpha — MKIQVDEITSVIKQEIAQFSDQLQAAEVGRVIGVGDGVTQIYGLSNAMAGEMVEYQNGAIGQVMNLEENSVGAVVLGDYLGVKEGDVVKATGRLLSVPVGEALIGRVVDPLGRPLDGKGPIKSSQNWPLEYKAPGIAERQPVKEPLQTGIKAIDSMIPIGRGQRELIIGDRKTGKTAIAIDTIINQKGSGVICVYVAIGLKESTVATVVERLREVGAMDYTIVVSAASSDPAPLQYIAPYSGCAMAEYFMYTQGKATLCIYDDLSKQAQAYRQLSLLLRRPPGREAYPGDVFYLHSRLLERSCKLAERYAVVPQGQPYKAGGVNGKTYVGVPGKHEAEHDAKNMPGHVVVTDPTSGGSLTALPVIETLEGEVSAYIPTNVISITDGQIYLEPDLFFAGVRPAINVGISVSRVGGNAQIKAMKKIAGSLRLDLASYRELEAFAQLGTDLDAATQRQLDRGARMVELLKQGQYRPYNVIDQVISIFAGSKGFLDELPISDVGRFEAGLLKYFRDEIPEVWKELEAKKELDSGIEAKLVDGIKTYRTKFQTEKK, encoded by the coding sequence ATGAAGATTCAGGTTGACGAAATTACGTCCGTTATCAAACAGGAAATCGCGCAGTTTTCCGACCAGTTGCAGGCTGCGGAAGTCGGCCGCGTGATAGGCGTCGGCGACGGCGTCACACAGATCTACGGTCTGTCCAATGCGATGGCCGGCGAAATGGTCGAGTATCAGAACGGCGCGATCGGACAGGTGATGAACCTCGAGGAGAACAGCGTCGGCGCGGTCGTCCTGGGCGACTACCTCGGCGTGAAAGAGGGCGACGTGGTCAAGGCGACCGGCCGCCTGCTCAGTGTGCCAGTGGGTGAGGCTCTGATCGGTCGCGTCGTGGATCCGCTTGGCCGCCCGCTCGATGGCAAGGGTCCGATCAAGTCAAGCCAGAACTGGCCTCTTGAGTACAAGGCTCCCGGCATCGCCGAACGACAGCCCGTCAAGGAGCCGCTCCAGACCGGCATCAAGGCGATCGACTCGATGATCCCCATCGGCCGCGGTCAGCGCGAGTTGATCATCGGCGACCGCAAGACCGGCAAGACGGCGATTGCGATCGACACGATCATCAATCAGAAAGGCTCCGGCGTCATTTGCGTCTACGTCGCGATCGGCCTGAAGGAATCGACCGTCGCGACAGTCGTCGAGCGTTTGCGGGAAGTTGGCGCGATGGACTACACGATCGTCGTCTCCGCTGCCAGCAGCGACCCCGCGCCGCTCCAGTACATCGCGCCCTACTCCGGCTGCGCGATGGCCGAGTATTTCATGTATACGCAGGGCAAGGCCACGCTCTGCATTTACGACGACCTGTCAAAACAGGCCCAGGCTTATCGCCAGCTTTCGCTGCTCCTGCGACGCCCGCCGGGCCGCGAAGCATATCCGGGCGACGTGTTCTACTTACACTCCCGCCTGCTGGAGCGCTCCTGCAAACTGGCCGAGCGATATGCCGTCGTCCCGCAAGGCCAGCCCTACAAGGCCGGGGGGGTGAATGGCAAGACGTATGTCGGCGTACCCGGCAAGCATGAGGCCGAACACGACGCCAAAAACATGCCCGGACATGTGGTGGTGACTGATCCCACCTCCGGTGGCTCCCTCACGGCGCTTCCAGTCATTGAAACCCTTGAAGGCGAGGTTTCCGCCTACATCCCGACCAACGTGATCTCAATTACCGACGGCCAGATCTACCTGGAGCCAGATCTGTTCTTCGCGGGCGTCCGCCCCGCGATCAACGTCGGCATTTCCGTCAGCCGCGTCGGTGGCAATGCCCAAATTAAGGCGATGAAGAAGATCGCCGGATCGCTGCGACTCGACCTCGCTTCGTATCGTGAGCTCGAAGCATTCGCCCAGCTCGGTACGGATCTCGATGCGGCCACTCAGCGCCAGCTCGATCGTGGCGCACGAATGGTCGAACTGCTCAAACAGGGCCAGTATCGCCCTTACAACGTCATCGATCAGGTGATCAGCATTTTCGCGGGTTCGAAGGGATTCCTGGACGAATTGCCGATCTCCGATGTCGGACGGTTCGAGGCCGGTCTCCTCAAGTATTTTCGCGATGAGATTCCTGAAGTCTGGAAGGAGCTTGAGGCGAAGAAGGAGCTGGATTCCGGCATCGAAGCGAAGCTGGTTGATGGCATCAAGACCTACCGGACCAAGTTCCAGACCGAGAAGAAGTGA
- a CDS encoding F0F1 ATP synthase subunit A translates to MKILTLASGDPLSHVLPHPISHEPLMHWNFDFTAPLNLFTIKPHDTYFTNHLLMSLVAAVIVLIGFTLLGRRYAAMSAAGVERNIPSGFTNLIEAMMQFIRVDVVRPVLGDKTDRFMPFLWTVFFYILTCNLLGMIPLAEIIGAATGGRLEHIGGTATGNIMITAGLAFCAFVMIHLSGAMQVYRDLVAGTYGHHHEHDEDHALHGEGHEFGLAHDPSHHGHHSVDKWMAPPAAAILAPILYVWNFAPHVFKPEKIDSPMAILLLIADVIMWAVLLVLESIGAIIKPFALAVRLFANMVAGHVVLASILALITGLGTFMMESTVGPMIAVGCAALSCLELFVAFLQAYIFTFLTSLFIGASVSPEH, encoded by the coding sequence GTGAAAATTCTAACACTCGCCTCGGGCGACCCGCTGAGTCACGTTCTGCCGCATCCGATCAGCCATGAGCCGCTGATGCACTGGAACTTTGATTTTACGGCGCCGCTCAATCTCTTCACAATCAAGCCGCACGATACGTATTTCACAAATCACCTACTGATGTCATTGGTCGCGGCGGTGATTGTCCTGATCGGCTTCACGCTGCTGGGTCGTCGATATGCCGCGATGTCAGCCGCCGGAGTTGAACGCAACATACCATCGGGTTTTACGAACCTGATCGAAGCGATGATGCAGTTCATTCGCGTCGATGTGGTTCGCCCGGTGCTGGGTGACAAGACCGATCGTTTCATGCCGTTTTTGTGGACGGTTTTCTTCTATATTCTGACATGCAATCTGCTCGGCATGATTCCACTGGCCGAGATCATCGGTGCAGCGACGGGCGGACGACTCGAGCACATCGGCGGAACTGCCACCGGCAACATCATGATTACCGCCGGACTGGCCTTCTGCGCTTTCGTAATGATTCACCTGTCAGGTGCCATGCAGGTGTATCGCGATCTGGTCGCCGGCACCTATGGCCACCATCATGAACATGATGAAGACCATGCACTGCATGGCGAAGGCCACGAATTCGGTCTCGCGCACGATCCTTCCCATCATGGACATCATTCGGTTGACAAGTGGATGGCACCGCCCGCCGCGGCGATACTTGCACCGATTCTCTATGTCTGGAATTTCGCCCCTCACGTGTTCAAACCGGAGAAGATCGACAGTCCGATGGCGATTCTGCTCCTGATCGCGGACGTAATCATGTGGGCGGTGCTGCTCGTTCTTGAATCGATCGGAGCGATCATCAAGCCGTTCGCGCTTGCCGTGCGATTGTTCGCGAACATGGTTGCGGGGCACGTGGTGCTCGCGTCGATTCTCGCGCTGATTACCGGCCTCGGCACTTTCATGATGGAGTCAACTGTCGGGCCAATGATCGCGGTTGGCTGTGCGGCGCTGAGTTGTCTGGAATTGTTTGTCGCCTTTCTACAGGCGTACATCTTTACGTTTCTGACGTCGCTGTTCATCGGGGCGTCGGTTTCGCCGGAGCATTGA
- a CDS encoding ATP synthase F0 subunit C translates to MLAEGTMLFGDKGLVALGAGLGAGLVTMGAAKGIGHLAGEAMGGIARQPEAGGRIFTSLIIAAALIEGFTFFALVVCNGVGGSLSKMVGG, encoded by the coding sequence ATGCTTGCAGAAGGCACCATGTTGTTCGGTGACAAGGGTCTTGTGGCTCTTGGCGCCGGCCTTGGCGCGGGCCTCGTTACGATGGGCGCCGCCAAGGGTATCGGTCACCTCGCCGGCGAGGCGATGGGAGGCATCGCTCGCCAGCCCGAAGCCGGCGGCCGAATCTTCACGTCGCTGATTATCGCGGCCGCGCTGATCGAAGGTTTCACATTCTTCGCGCTGGTCGTCTGCAACGGCGTCGGTGGTTCGCTGTCGAAGATGGTTGGCGGCTGA
- the atpF gene encoding F0F1 ATP synthase subunit B — MKHTLLTVLVFSALLSFAAQTQASAPSAASEAGHGEHKAELLHWDIGSALWSIAVFVILLVILRVAAWKPILAGLNQRENFIRDSLSQAKHEREAAERMMAEYKAKIEESHQEATAIVEEGRRDAEELRKRIQGEAKSEAEAIVARAKKDIELARDEAIKSMHDQSVMLATAVAGKLIKRELSAADHQALLNESLAELSKMN; from the coding sequence ATGAAGCACACGCTCCTCACAGTTCTTGTATTCTCGGCGCTGCTGTCGTTCGCAGCCCAAACGCAGGCTTCCGCGCCGAGCGCCGCGTCGGAAGCCGGTCACGGCGAGCACAAGGCTGAACTCCTGCACTGGGACATCGGTTCGGCACTGTGGTCGATCGCCGTGTTTGTCATCCTGCTCGTGATCCTCCGGGTCGCAGCGTGGAAGCCGATCCTGGCGGGACTGAATCAGCGAGAGAATTTCATCCGGGACTCGCTCTCCCAGGCCAAACATGAACGCGAAGCCGCCGAACGGATGATGGCCGAATACAAGGCCAAGATTGAAGAGTCCCATCAGGAGGCCACAGCGATCGTCGAAGAAGGCCGACGCGACGCCGAGGAACTTCGAAAACGGATTCAAGGCGAAGCGAAATCCGAGGCTGAAGCGATCGTCGCCCGCGCCAAGAAGGATATCGAGCTGGCCCGTGACGAAGCGATCAAAAGTATGCATGATCAGAGCGTGATGCTGGCGACCGCCGTGGCCGGCAAACTGATCAAGCGCGAACTGAGCGCGGCCGATCATCAGGCGCTACTCAACGAATCGCTCGCCGAGTTGAGCAAGATGAACTGA
- the atpD gene encoding F0F1 ATP synthase subunit beta, translating to MVATKTSTGKVTQVIGSTLDAEFPEGSLPALYNALEVEVEQSVGLGTEKITLVCEVASHLGGGRVRAIALGSTDGLRRGIDIVDTGAPVSVPVGQDILGRVFNLLGNPIDGRGPVKSSDRRPIHRLPAEFSELTPKTEQLVTGIKVVDLLAPFVRGGKTGLFGGAGLGKTVIIQEMIARIAREHAGYSVFAGVGERTREGNDLWLEMQEAEFKDTSGKTKKVIEHTAMVFGQMNEPPGARLRVALSALTMAEYFRDESGADTMLFVDNIFRFSQAGSEVSALLGRMPSAVGYQPTLATEMGELQERITSTSKGAVTSVQAVYVPADDLTDPAPATAFTHLDSFIVLARSISEKGIYPAIDPLASSSRILDAQYVGQRHYDCAQRVQKILQRYRDLQDIIAILGVEELSEEDKLIVSRARKIERFLSQPFYVAEQFTGFPGNYTQLEDTIRSFEEICDGKHDSLPEQAFMYVGSVDEAVAKAKKLAS from the coding sequence ATGGTCGCAACGAAAACCTCAACCGGCAAAGTTACTCAGGTCATCGGCTCGACGCTCGATGCCGAGTTTCCGGAGGGCAGCCTGCCCGCCCTCTATAACGCACTTGAAGTCGAAGTCGAACAATCGGTGGGCCTGGGAACCGAGAAAATCACGCTCGTCTGCGAGGTTGCCAGCCACCTCGGCGGTGGACGCGTCCGGGCCATTGCACTCGGCAGCACCGACGGTCTACGACGAGGAATCGACATCGTCGATACCGGCGCGCCGGTCTCCGTGCCTGTCGGTCAGGATATCCTCGGTCGCGTCTTTAATCTCCTGGGCAATCCCATCGACGGCCGCGGGCCGGTCAAATCCAGTGACCGCCGCCCCATTCACCGGCTGCCCGCAGAGTTTTCCGAACTGACTCCCAAGACGGAGCAGCTTGTCACCGGCATCAAGGTGGTTGATCTGCTCGCGCCATTCGTCCGCGGCGGCAAGACCGGTCTATTCGGAGGTGCCGGCCTGGGTAAGACCGTCATCATTCAAGAAATGATCGCCCGCATCGCCCGCGAGCACGCCGGTTACTCTGTCTTCGCCGGTGTCGGTGAGCGCACTCGCGAAGGCAACGATCTCTGGCTCGAGATGCAGGAAGCGGAATTCAAGGACACCAGCGGCAAGACCAAGAAGGTCATCGAGCACACCGCAATGGTCTTCGGCCAGATGAACGAACCGCCCGGTGCCCGTCTTCGTGTCGCTCTGTCGGCACTGACCATGGCTGAATATTTCCGTGATGAGTCCGGCGCGGACACCATGCTTTTCGTCGATAACATCTTCCGATTCAGCCAGGCCGGTTCCGAAGTTTCCGCGCTGCTCGGCCGAATGCCCAGCGCCGTCGGTTATCAGCCGACCCTTGCGACCGAAATGGGCGAATTGCAGGAACGAATCACTTCAACCAGCAAGGGCGCCGTCACCTCGGTTCAGGCCGTGTACGTCCCGGCCGACGACTTGACTGACCCCGCTCCGGCGACGGCCTTCACCCACCTCGATTCTTTCATCGTTCTCGCCCGTTCCATCTCGGAAAAGGGAATCTATCCGGCGATCGATCCGCTGGCGTCATCAAGCCGCATTCTCGACGCGCAGTACGTCGGCCAGCGGCACTACGATTGCGCCCAGCGCGTGCAGAAGATCCTGCAGCGCTATCGCGACCTCCAGGACATCATTGCGATTCTCGGTGTCGAAGAACTCAGCGAAGAGGACAAGCTGATCGTGTCCCGCGCCCGAAAAATCGAGCGATTCCTTTCGCAGCCGTTCTATGTCGCGGAGCAGTTCACCGGATTCCCCGGCAACTACACCCAACTCGAAGACACAATCCGAAGCTTCGAGGAAATTTGCGACGGCAAGCATGACAGCCTGCCGGAACAGGCCTTCATGTATGTCGGCAGCGTCGATGAGGCGGTGGCCAAGGCGAAGAAGTTGGCGTCCTGA